Part of the Cellulomonas sp. WB94 genome, ACGGCCACGCCAACTGCTTCATCGAGTCCGGCGACGGCAAGGGTCTGCTCATCGACTTCAACTACGACACCGAGCCACTGCCCGGCTCGTACCCCGTGCCGTACATCGGACCGATGAAGCTCCTCAAGGAGACCCGCGCCAACCACCTCGGCAAGCTCGCGTTCCGCTGGATCTACTGGAACATCCTGCTGCCGGGCCGCCGGATGCCCGTGCCCACGCTCATGTCGATGGCCGGCAAGACCGTGCCGACCACGACGTCGTCCACCCCGTCACCCACGGACTAGAAGGAGACCACCATGCCCGTCACCACGCTCGCCGGCCACCAGATCCACGTCGATGCCGAGGGGTTCCTCACCGACCCCGCCGAGTGGGACGAGGACCTCGCCCGCGTCCTCGCCGAGCAGATCGGCCTGACCCTCACCGACGAGCACATGGCGGCGGTCCGGTTCCTGCGCGCCGACTTCGCCACGCAGGGCGAGACCGCGACGCTGCGCCGCATCTCGACCGTCGGAGGCATCCCCATCAAGCAGCTGTTCGCTCTGTTCCCGCAGAAGCCCGCCAAGAAGATCGCCTACGTCGCCGGCCTGCCCAAGCCGCACGGCTGCGTCTGACCGTCCCGACGAGAACTCCCGACGAGAACCGAGGAACCCGCCATGACCACCATCCCTGACACCGCACCCGCCGTCGTCCCCAACTTCGACACCGACGCCGGTGCCGGTCGCAAGCTCGCCATCATCTGTTCCAAGGGCAGCCTGGACATGGCCTACCCCGGCCTCATCCTCGCGAACGCTGCCCTCGGCGAAGGCGTCGAGGTCCACATGTTCTTCACGTTCTGGGGCTTCGACATGATCAACAAGAAGACCATGGGCGACCTGAAGTTCACCATGCTGGGGAACACCGCGACCCACATGCCCCAGGGCCTCGGTGGCCTGCCTGGCATGACGGGCATGGCGACGTCGAGGCTCAAGAAGTCGATCGCCGACCTCGACGTCCCCGAGGTGCCCGAGTTCCTCGAGCAGATCGTCGCGTCCGGCGGCCACCTGTGGGCGTGCCGCATGTCGGCCGACATGAACAAGCTGACCGAGGCGGACCTCTACGACGACGTCGAGGGCATCATCAGCGCGACCGACTTCATCGAGCTGACGGACGGTGCCCAGCTGCTCTTCATCTGATCCGGGGGAGGTGACAGCGCCCGCATCCCGAGGGAACCTGGAGCTGCGCCACTTACCGGCGCGCCAGTCTCGGAGGGAGGCGGGTCTGTCATGTCCCCGTACACGGTCGGCTACTTCGTCGGGAGCCTCGCGCGGGCGTCGATCAACCGCACGCTGTCGAAGGCCCTGATCCGCCTCGCGCCGCCGGGACTGGATCTCGTCGAGATCGAGATCCGGGACCTGCCGCTGTACAGCTACGACTACGACGCCGCGTACCCGCCGGAAGGTATCGCGCTCAAGGACGCGATCGCCGCGGTCGATGCTGTGCTCTTCGTGACCCCGGAGTACAACCGCTCTCTCCCGGGCGCCCTGAAGAACGCCATCGACTGGGCGAGCCGCCCGTGGGGCACGAACTCGTTCGCCCACAAGCCGTCCGCGGTGATCGGCGCCTCGCCCGGGGCCCTCGGCACGGCGGTGGCGCAGCAGAGCCTGCGCAGCATCCTGAGCTTCTGCAACTCCCCGCAGATGAACGCGCCTGAGGCGTACATCCAGTTCAAGCCCGGCCTCTTCACCGACGACGGCGAGGTGACCGACGAGAGCACCGCGCAGTTCCTGCGCGACTACCTGGCGGAGTTCGAGATCTTCATCACGCGCGTGCTCAGCGTCGTGCCGCCCCGAGCCTGACCGACGAACTGTTACCGAGACGTAACTTGGGGGGATACTTTGGGTTAACACAGCGGTGGGAGACTCTCGGTGCGCTATCCGAGACGCGCCTGCGTTGTCCAGCAGTGCGCCGGGGCAGCCCCGATGAACCCCTGATCCACCTCCGAGAGGACCACCGTGAAGACGAGCATCAACCGCCGTGTCGCAGCGGTCGCGGCAGCAGCCGTGACCCTTCTTGCGTTGACCGCGTGCGGCGCGGGCCGCACCGACGGCGGCGCGACCAGCAGCGCGGGTGCGGCGGCTGGGGCCGGGATCCTCGTCGGGACGACGGACAAGGTGACGGCGATCGACCCGGCGGGCTCGTACGACAACGGCTCGTTCAACATCGAGGTCCAGGTCTACCCGTTCCTCATGAGCTTCAAGCCGGGCGGTGCCGAGCTGGCCCCTGACGCGGCCAAGAGCTGCGAGTTCACGTCCGACACGGTCTACACCTGCATCCTCCGGGACGGCCTGAAGTTCGCGAACGGCAACCCGGTCAACGCCTCGACGGTCAAGTACAGCTTCGACCGCCAGATCAAGATCGCCGACGCCAACGGGCCGTCGTCGCTGCTGGGCAACATCGAGTCGATCGCTGCCACCGACGACAAGACCGTGGCCTTCACGCTCAAGTCGGCCAACGACCAGACGTTCGCCCAGGTCCTGGCCTCCCCCGCCGGACCGATCGTCGACGAGAAGACCTTCCCGGCCGATACGCTGCTCGACGACTCCGCCATCACCACGGCGAAGGCCTTCGCCGGTCCGTACACGATCTCCTCGTACAAGAAGAACGAGCTCGTCGTGCTGGCCAAGAACGCCGACTACGCGGGCATCCAGGGCGCCCCGAAGAACGACAGCATCACGCTGAAGTACTACGCGGACGCCAACAACCTCAAGCTCGACATCGCGAGCGGCGCCATCGACGTCGCGACCCGCAGCCTCACGGCGACCGACATCGACAGCCTGAAGACGACCGACGGCGTCAACGTCGTGACCGGCCCCGGCGGCGAGATCAGGTACGTCGTGTTCAACATGAACACGATGCCGGGAGACACCCCCGAGCAGAAGCTCGCGATCCGCAAGGCCTTCGCGTTCTCGCTCGACCGCCAGGAGATCGCGACGCAGGTCTACAAGGACACCTACACGCCGCTGTACTCGTACGTGCCCGAGGGCCTGCCGGGTGCCGCGACGCCGTTCAAGGACCTCTACGGCACCAAGCCTGACGTGGCCGCGGCCACCAAGGCGCTCGCCGATGCCGGCGTGACCGCCCCCGTCACCCTCCAGCTGCAGTACAACCCCGACCACTACGGGCCGAGCTCCGACCAGGAGTACAACGCGGTCAAGCGTCAGCTCGAGGCGACCAAGCTCTTCTCGGTCCAGCTCCAGTCGACCGAGTGGGTCACGTACGCCAAGGAGCGCACCGCCGACGCCTACCCGGCCTACCAGCTCGGCTGGTTCCCGGACTTCTCGGACGCCGACAACTACCTGACGCCGTTCTTCGACAAGGGCAACTTCCTCGGCAACCACTTCGAGAACGACGAGATCTCGACCCTGCTCGCCTCGGAGCGCACGGACAAGGACACGACCAGCCGGACCGCGACCATCGAGAAGATCCAGCAGCTCATGGCCGAGAAGTACCTGTCCACGGTCCCGCTGCTCCAGGGCTCGCAGGTCGCCGTCGCCCGTGACGGCGTGGACGGGGTCAAGGACACGCTCAACGCGTCGTTCCAGTTCCGCTACGCCGTGCTGACGAAGGGCTGACCGACGTCTTCCCTCGCAGCAACCCTTCCACGGCGGCTCGTCCCGCGTAGCCCCCTCGTTCGTTACCTGCTGGTCCGACTCGCACTGATCGTCCCTACCGTGCTGATCCTGGTCACGGTCGTGTTCTTCTTCATGCGCGTCATCGGCGACCCGATCACCGCCTCCCAGGGGGGGCGGTTGTCGGCCGCCCAGCTGGCAGAGCGACGGGCCGCGGCAGGCTTCGACCGACCGATCCTCACCCAGTACGGCGAGTACCTCGCCGGTCTGCTGCGCGGGGACTTCGGCACCGCGCTGACGGACCACCGTGCGATCAGCGAGGTGCTCGTCACCAACGGGGCCGCGACGCTCGAGCTGAGCGTCTGGGCACTCCTCGTCGCGTTCCTCGTCGGGGTCCCGTTGGGGCGGCTCGCTGCGCGCTACCGGGACCGGCTCCCCGACGTGAGCATCCGGATGTTCGCAGTGCTCGTGTACGCCGCACCGGTGTTCTTC contains:
- a CDS encoding ABC transporter substrate-binding protein; the protein is MKTSINRRVAAVAAAAVTLLALTACGAGRTDGGATSSAGAAAGAGILVGTTDKVTAIDPAGSYDNGSFNIEVQVYPFLMSFKPGGAELAPDAAKSCEFTSDTVYTCILRDGLKFANGNPVNASTVKYSFDRQIKIADANGPSSLLGNIESIAATDDKTVAFTLKSANDQTFAQVLASPAGPIVDEKTFPADTLLDDSAITTAKAFAGPYTISSYKKNELVVLAKNADYAGIQGAPKNDSITLKYYADANNLKLDIASGAIDVATRSLTATDIDSLKTTDGVNVVTGPGGEIRYVVFNMNTMPGDTPEQKLAIRKAFAFSLDRQEIATQVYKDTYTPLYSYVPEGLPGAATPFKDLYGTKPDVAAATKALADAGVTAPVTLQLQYNPDHYGPSSDQEYNAVKRQLEATKLFSVQLQSTEWVTYAKERTADAYPAYQLGWFPDFSDADNYLTPFFDKGNFLGNHFENDEISTLLASERTDKDTTSRTATIEKIQQLMAEKYLSTVPLLQGSQVAVARDGVDGVKDTLNASFQFRYAVLTKG
- a CDS encoding DsrE/DsrF/DrsH-like family protein, encoding MTTIPDTAPAVVPNFDTDAGAGRKLAIICSKGSLDMAYPGLILANAALGEGVEVHMFFTFWGFDMINKKTMGDLKFTMLGNTATHMPQGLGGLPGMTGMATSRLKKSIADLDVPEVPEFLEQIVASGGHLWACRMSADMNKLTEADLYDDVEGIISATDFIELTDGAQLLFI
- a CDS encoding TusE/DsrC/DsvC family sulfur relay protein — translated: MPVTTLAGHQIHVDAEGFLTDPAEWDEDLARVLAEQIGLTLTDEHMAAVRFLRADFATQGETATLRRISTVGGIPIKQLFALFPQKPAKKIAYVAGLPKPHGCV
- a CDS encoding NADPH-dependent FMN reductase — its product is MSPYTVGYFVGSLARASINRTLSKALIRLAPPGLDLVEIEIRDLPLYSYDYDAAYPPEGIALKDAIAAVDAVLFVTPEYNRSLPGALKNAIDWASRPWGTNSFAHKPSAVIGASPGALGTAVAQQSLRSILSFCNSPQMNAPEAYIQFKPGLFTDDGEVTDESTAQFLRDYLAEFEIFITRVLSVVPPRA